In Manduca sexta isolate Smith_Timp_Sample1 chromosome 23, JHU_Msex_v1.0, whole genome shotgun sequence, one DNA window encodes the following:
- the LOC115456296 gene encoding NADH dehydrogenase [ubiquinone] flavoprotein 1, mitochondrial encodes MAGALARVIQGSKTQLGIIGPLANLNNVPVRYQQTQAPPAKAKYGPLADADRIFTNLYGRHEWRLKGALARGDWYKTKEILLKGTDWIVNEMKTSGLRGRGGAGFPTGMKWSFMNKPSDGRPKYLVVNADEGEPGTCKDREIMRHDPHKLVEGCLIAGRAMGAQAAYIYIRGEFYNEASNLQVAIAEAYQAGLIGKNACGSGYDFDVFVHRGAGAYICGEETALIESIEGKQGKPRLKPPFPADVGLFGCPTTVNNVETIAVAPTICRRGGKWFSSFGRTRNSGTKLFNISGHVNTPCTVEEEMSIPLKELIERHAGGVTGGWDNLLAIIPGGSSTPLIPKDVCETVLMDFDGLVAAQTSLGTAAIIVMDKSTDIVKAIARLIMFYKHESCGQCTPCREGVSWMNKIIYRFVDGNASPKEIDMLWEISKQIEGHTICALGDGAAWPVQGLIRHFRPELERRMQEYAAAHGPSKAERLY; translated from the exons AAAACGCAATtgg GCATTATTGGCCCATTGGCGAACTTGAACAATGTTCCGGTGCGGTATCAACAGACTCAGGCTCCTCCAGCCAAGGCGAAGTATGGCCCTCTTGCCGACGCCGACAGAATATTCACCAATTTGTATGGACGACATGAGTGGAGGCTCAAGGGCGCCTTGGCCCGAGGGGATTGGTATAAAACTAAGGAAATCCTTCTGAAAGGAACGGACTGGATCGTCA ATGAAATGAAAACGTCAGGCCTTCGTGGTCGCGGAGGTGCTGGTTTCCCCACTGGCATGAAGTGGTCATTCATGAACAAGCCTTCCGATGGCCGTCCAAAATACCTGGTAGTGAATGCTGATGAAGGAGAGCCTGGCACTTGCAAAGACAGGGAGATCATGCGCCACGACCCGCACAAGCTTGTGGAGGGGTGTCTGATCGCCGGCAGGGCTATGGGCGCTCAAGCAGCCTACATTTATATCAGAGGAGAGTTCTACAATGAAGCCAGTAATCTGCAGGTGGCCATTGCTGAG GCATACCAAGCTGGCCTGATCGGTAAGAACGCGTGCGGTTCCGGCTACGATTTCGACGTGTTCGTACACCGCGGCGCAGGCGCATACATCTGCGGCGAGGAGACCGCCCTCATCGAGTCCATCGAAGGGAAACAGGGCAAGCCGCGCCTCAAGCCTCCATTCCCCGCTGACGTCGGCCTGTTCGGTTGTCCCACTACGGTCAACAATGTAGAGACCATTGCTGTTGCGCCG ACCATCTGTCGTCGCGGCGGCAAATGgttctcgtcgttcggccgcaCGCGTAACTCCGGCACCAAGCTGTTTAACATCTCCGGCCACGTGAACACTCCCTGCACCGTCGAGGAGGAAATGAGCATTCCCCTCAAGGAGTTGATCGAGCGACACGCTGGAGGCGTCACCGGTGGCTGGGATAATCTGCTTGCCATTATACCTGGAGGCTCGTCCACGCCACTTATACCTAAGGA CGTGTGCGAGACTGTGCTGATGGACTTCGACGGTCTAGTCGCGGCGCAGACGTCGCTAGGCACGGCGGCCATCATCGTGATGGACAAGTCGACGGACATAGTGAAGGCGATCGCGCGCCTCATCATGTTCTACAAGCACGAGTCGTGCGGACAGTGCACGCCGTGCCGCGAGGGCGTGTCCTGGATGAACAAGATTATATACCG ATTCGTCGATGGTAACGCGTCGCCGAAGGAAATCGACATGCTTTGGGAAATCTCCAAACAAATTgaag GCCACACGATCTGCGCGCTGGGTGACGGCGCGGCGTGGCCCGTGCAGGGACTCATCCGTCACTTCCGGCCCGAGCTGGAGCGCCGCATGCAGGAGTACGCCGCCGCACACGGACCCAGCAAGGCCGAGAGACTGTACTAG